In one Deinococcus detaillensis genomic region, the following are encoded:
- a CDS encoding S8 family peptidase, translating into MNRTRQMMGWLATGLLGVGLLCGAALGAGVAPVPGSALPDAWGRAGGTVTLSVSEVEGKPVTISGAIAPSRGKQVTVRIPASTPPGRLRVQFVNDSTNKTITTRDVEVLAPETPNDPEARRVQLLIDPNLNETQAGDLLARLLLLPGIGTLYSRETLPAPISRSSPNTKAAQPAATSPCGGTLADIQLGAGITLEAALNLLAQEGGEDVWYPDPLTRWGAGALSQTLPAMSQSAQAQTQLPNLKAQVNQQSFHYVLAPVSPRVVLGSPAGGMTGAGVTIAVLDTGFSPQLDPTHELTDKQGIRLARVSPPINALVPFDPANPAPSLAGSQDFWEGHGTQVAILAAGALSGSAPAAGVLPIKVCLEGAGQASCSTKDVLRGLCVALSQVPAQQLVINLSLGGASPTGAIHAVLNWAQLQGAVVVAAGGNQHQASNPTDPEEYPAAFARSHAPSQAALPLLAVASTTPPTWSARSLVASALWPVSGFSTRGSYLNISAPGEALDLGHVQLYSGTSFAAPLVAGAAALARQANPNMTAAALRTYMLSSGRVIAGTSGNLSTSKVAVTGVAANQDALSQGLPMLRLSGY; encoded by the coding sequence ATGAACAGAACAAGACAAATGATGGGGTGGCTGGCAACGGGTTTGCTGGGTGTGGGCTTGCTGTGCGGCGCGGCGCTGGGCGCAGGGGTAGCCCCAGTACCGGGCAGCGCTTTGCCGGACGCTTGGGGCCGTGCGGGCGGTACAGTGACCCTGAGTGTGTCGGAGGTGGAAGGAAAACCCGTGACGATCTCCGGGGCCATTGCTCCCAGTAGGGGCAAGCAGGTCACGGTGAGAATTCCTGCCAGCACCCCGCCGGGACGCTTGCGGGTGCAGTTTGTCAACGACAGCACCAATAAAACCATCACCACCCGCGATGTTGAAGTGCTGGCCCCGGAGACACCCAACGATCCAGAGGCGCGGCGCGTACAACTGCTGATTGATCCCAACCTCAATGAGACGCAAGCGGGTGATTTGTTGGCACGCCTGCTCCTGCTTCCTGGTATCGGCACGCTCTACTCGCGGGAAACGCTGCCCGCTCCAATTTCGCGTTCCAGTCCCAATACCAAGGCGGCGCAGCCTGCGGCAACCTCGCCCTGCGGAGGCACGCTGGCCGATATTCAACTGGGCGCGGGCATCACGCTGGAAGCGGCTCTCAACCTGCTGGCGCAGGAAGGCGGCGAGGATGTCTGGTATCCCGATCCGCTCACGCGCTGGGGTGCTGGTGCGCTTAGTCAGACATTGCCCGCTATGTCTCAGAGCGCACAGGCTCAGACCCAGCTTCCAAACCTCAAAGCACAGGTTAACCAGCAGAGTTTTCATTATGTCCTCGCCCCCGTGTCGCCAAGGGTGGTGCTGGGCAGTCCGGCGGGCGGCATGACCGGCGCAGGCGTGACCATCGCCGTACTGGACACCGGATTCAGCCCCCAGCTCGACCCCACCCACGAACTGACCGACAAGCAGGGAATTCGTTTGGCCCGCGTGTCGCCACCGATCAATGCCCTCGTGCCGTTTGATCCGGCCAATCCCGCGCCTTCGCTGGCCGGGTCGCAGGACTTCTGGGAAGGACACGGGACACAGGTGGCCATACTGGCAGCGGGGGCACTCAGCGGCTCGGCCCCCGCTGCGGGCGTGCTGCCGATCAAAGTCTGCTTGGAGGGCGCTGGGCAGGCCAGTTGCAGCACCAAAGACGTGCTGCGCGGGCTGTGCGTGGCGCTCAGCCAAGTTCCGGCACAGCAACTCGTCATCAACCTGAGTTTGGGCGGCGCGTCACCGACGGGGGCCATTCACGCGGTTCTCAACTGGGCGCAGCTTCAGGGTGCGGTGGTGGTCGCGGCGGGCGGTAATCAGCACCAAGCCAGCAATCCAACCGACCCCGAAGAGTACCCCGCCGCTTTTGCCCGCTCGCACGCGCCGAGTCAGGCCGCTTTGCCGCTCTTGGCGGTGGCCTCTACCACGCCGCCTACGTGGAGCGCACGCAGCTTGGTCGCTTCCGCGCTGTGGCCCGTGTCTGGGTTCAGCACGCGGGGCAGTTACCTCAATATCAGCGCTCCGGGTGAGGCGCTCGATTTGGGCCACGTTCAACTCTACAGCGGCACCTCGTTTGCTGCGCCGCTGGTGGCGGGCGCGGCAGCACTGGCACGGCAAGCCAACCCCAACATGACGGCGGCAGCGCTGCGGACGTACATGCTGTCGAGCGGACGGGTTATCGCGGGAACTAGCGGCAATTTGTCCACATCTAAAGTTGCTGTCACTGGCGTCGCTGCAAATCAGGACGCGCTCAGTCAGGGTCTGCCGATGCTGCGGCTGAGCGGATACTGA
- a CDS encoding alpha-hydroxy acid oxidase, producing MNLADLHNLAQIEAAAKSRLAPSTLSYYDGGANDELTVAANRASYAKLALLPRVMVDISEIDLTTSVLGTPLKLPVGIAPSALHGLAHPDAECATARAAASMGSLMTLSTLSNSTIEEVGEAAPGRWWFQLYLYRDREVSRALVERAEAAGAGALVLTVDAAYLGRRERLLRLPMVVPEQLALPNIGAQHPQPLQYFVSLLDTSLNWKDLAWLRGLTDLPIVLKGILTPQDADLAAEHGCHVWVSNHGGRQLDTAVTALEMLPEINAALAGRRELYLDGGITRGTDVLKALALGVNAVFLGRAALWGLAVAGEVGVVHTLKLLEDELRLAMALCGKTSLAHLGPELVRAGG from the coding sequence ATGAACCTTGCAGACTTGCACAACCTCGCCCAGATAGAAGCGGCGGCCAAGTCGCGGCTCGCTCCCAGCACCCTGAGTTACTACGACGGCGGAGCCAACGACGAGCTGACGGTGGCGGCCAACCGCGCCTCGTATGCCAAGCTAGCGCTGCTGCCCCGCGTGATGGTGGACATCTCGGAGATCGATTTGACCACCAGCGTCTTGGGCACGCCGCTCAAGTTGCCGGTTGGTATTGCGCCCAGCGCCCTGCACGGACTGGCTCACCCAGATGCCGAGTGCGCCACCGCCCGCGCCGCCGCCAGCATGGGCAGCCTGATGACCCTGAGCACCTTGAGCAATTCCACTATTGAGGAAGTGGGTGAGGCCGCGCCGGGAAGATGGTGGTTTCAGCTCTACCTCTACCGTGACCGCGAGGTAAGCCGCGCCCTGGTGGAGCGGGCCGAGGCCGCCGGAGCCGGAGCGCTGGTGCTGACGGTGGACGCCGCCTACCTGGGCCGCCGCGAACGCCTCCTGCGTTTACCGATGGTGGTGCCGGAGCAACTGGCCCTGCCGAATATCGGCGCTCAGCACCCTCAACCGCTTCAGTATTTCGTTTCGCTCCTCGACACTTCGCTCAACTGGAAGGATCTGGCGTGGCTGCGCGGCCTGACCGATTTACCGATTGTGCTCAAAGGGATTTTGACTCCCCAAGACGCCGACCTCGCCGCCGAGCACGGCTGCCACGTTTGGGTCAGCAATCACGGCGGGCGGCAACTCGATACGGCGGTGACGGCTCTAGAAATGCTGCCCGAAATCAACGCGGCGCTGGCTGGCAGGCGCGAACTCTACCTCGACGGCGGTATTACGCGCGGCACCGACGTTCTTAAGGCGCTGGCGCTGGGGGTAAATGCAGTCTTTTTAGGCCGAGCGGCGCTGTGGGGCCTAGCCGTGGCGGGCGAGGTGGGCGTGGTTCACACCCTCAAACTGCTGGAAGATGAACTGCGGTTGGCGATGGCCCTGTGCGGCAAAACGAGCTTGGCGCATTTGGGGCCGGAGTTGGTGCGGGCGGGCGGCTGA
- a CDS encoding tetratricopeptide repeat protein — MPSHHLQTLGHLDLVGLKFGREKPLLLLVYLSLKGVQPRRSVAQLFWPAAANPLNSLSVAVAQLRKAAPNLIEASETQIRTELESDVPLFLAALTAQDFSAAQALYQGPFLVDLSFADLAEELEEWVMTTREQLAGEYRQALLGRARTQAPNDAGEAAQTAAAAYSLTGAAPLTASQLREVHGLLSAGGHPTAAAAAHEAQELGLHLREPQSVGGGGAALLGRASELARLMELAAGEALWVRGFRGLGKSALLQRAAARSGAALLVGQSGQPYQTLLPLLGKQISAAPTTDEGWLRLLSAGPDSFFSAGLVLDDWEAADADSRRVLLRLAQSRAAGPLILSSRERSALGSGSGLSELLLRPLPLESLNAEDARHTGGIPALLAAPQHGQTLTDALATLLSPLSPQVRQVLACLALQDQPDPQVTRRALQLDPEVLAHIQETLGLAGLWQGGGVGVAARPTVLKWLASQPSMEAEVLMLLAPQLPPAYALPLYLRAQTLTGSSELPGFQAALSASAAALLDAEQESEAEQLLAAHARTPETWLLHARALDTLGRGPEALKRLDALPLTPEVQAVRSLALWRTGRTEEARDAAQTALSGDLATRARGHMVLGTLALSAQEYTQAKAAFSRACGLFRLLGDELSYLKVLCQQAVAMTELADDLTTTMEEIRTLSVKHPHALTLNNIGWLLERQNDSEQALDIYRQAAQLAQIKQQAATAALAWNNVGALEQRLMHVEAAEQAYQNAIIHARLTGEIHTLAMVLGNLGELKESLPLIEEALELLRGTGQEDMIAYYEEQRLTFMARSGGV, encoded by the coding sequence ATGCCAAGCCACCACCTTCAAACGCTGGGTCATCTGGACTTGGTGGGCTTGAAGTTTGGCCGCGAAAAGCCGCTGCTGCTGCTGGTGTATCTCAGTTTGAAGGGTGTTCAGCCGCGCCGCAGCGTCGCACAGCTTTTTTGGCCCGCCGCTGCCAATCCGCTCAACAGCTTGTCGGTGGCGGTCGCGCAACTGCGCAAAGCTGCGCCGAACTTGATTGAAGCCTCAGAAACCCAAATCCGAACCGAACTGGAGAGTGATGTTCCGCTCTTTTTGGCGGCTTTGACGGCCCAAGACTTCAGCGCCGCCCAAGCGCTGTATCAAGGGCCGTTTTTGGTTGACCTCAGCTTTGCGGACTTGGCCGAAGAGCTCGAAGAGTGGGTGATGACCACCCGCGAGCAACTGGCAGGCGAATACCGGCAAGCGCTGCTGGGGCGGGCAAGGACTCAGGCCCCCAATGATGCGGGCGAGGCCGCTCAGACGGCGGCAGCGGCCTACTCGCTCACCGGCGCGGCTCCCCTGACTGCCTCCCAGCTGCGCGAAGTTCACGGCCTGCTGAGTGCGGGGGGTCATCCGACGGCGGCGGCAGCGGCCCACGAAGCGCAGGAGCTCGGCCTGCACCTGCGTGAACCGCAGAGCGTGGGTGGGGGCGGGGCCGCGCTGCTGGGCCGAGCGAGCGAGCTGGCCCGCCTGATGGAGCTGGCCGCCGGAGAAGCGCTGTGGGTGCGCGGTTTTCGCGGTCTGGGCAAATCGGCGCTGCTTCAAAGGGCGGCGGCGAGATCAGGCGCGGCCTTGCTGGTGGGGCAGTCGGGGCAGCCCTACCAAACCCTGCTGCCGCTGCTGGGCAAGCAGATAAGTGCCGCGCCCACCACTGATGAAGGATGGCTGCGCCTGCTGAGCGCGGGGCCGGACAGCTTCTTCTCGGCAGGGCTGGTGCTGGACGACTGGGAAGCTGCCGATGCCGATTCGCGGCGGGTGCTGCTGCGCCTGGCCCAGTCGCGGGCCGCTGGGCCACTAATTCTGAGCAGCCGTGAGCGCTCGGCACTCGGCAGCGGCAGCGGCCTGAGCGAGCTGCTGCTGCGCCCATTACCGCTGGAGAGTCTGAACGCCGAGGACGCTCGGCACACTGGCGGTATTCCGGCGCTGCTGGCCGCTCCCCAACACGGGCAGACCCTAACCGACGCGCTTGCCACCCTGCTGTCGCCGCTGTCGCCGCAGGTACGTCAGGTGCTGGCCTGCCTCGCGCTGCAAGATCAGCCTGACCCGCAGGTCACCCGCCGCGCCCTGCAACTTGACCCCGAGGTGCTGGCCCACATTCAAGAAACACTCGGTTTGGCTGGGCTGTGGCAAGGTGGCGGCGTTGGGGTGGCGGCCCGCCCAACGGTGCTGAAGTGGCTGGCGTCCCAGCCCAGTATGGAAGCCGAGGTACTGATGCTGCTCGCGCCTCAGTTACCGCCTGCCTACGCACTGCCTCTGTATTTGCGGGCGCAGACGCTGACAGGTTCCAGCGAGTTGCCGGGCTTTCAAGCGGCGCTTTCGGCCAGCGCGGCAGCTTTGCTAGATGCTGAACAGGAAAGCGAGGCCGAGCAACTTCTGGCTGCCCACGCCCGAACGCCCGAAACTTGGCTGCTGCACGCCCGCGCCCTAGATACGCTGGGACGCGGGCCGGAAGCGCTGAAACGGCTGGACGCCTTGCCGCTGACGCCGGAGGTTCAGGCGGTGAGAAGTTTGGCGCTGTGGCGGACTGGGCGCACAGAAGAAGCCCGTGACGCCGCGCAAACGGCATTGTCTGGCGATCTGGCAACCCGCGCACGGGGTCATATGGTTTTGGGAACACTGGCATTGTCGGCTCAAGAGTACACACAGGCAAAAGCCGCTTTTTCGCGGGCATGTGGCCTATTTCGGCTGTTGGGAGATGAGCTAAGCTATCTCAAAGTGCTTTGTCAGCAAGCTGTTGCCATGACCGAACTTGCTGATGACCTTACTACGACAATGGAAGAAATCAGAACGCTCTCGGTGAAACATCCACATGCCCTGACTTTGAACAATATTGGCTGGCTTCTTGAGCGCCAAAACGATTCAGAACAGGCACTGGACATTTATCGGCAGGCGGCACAATTGGCGCAAATTAAGCAACAAGCGGCGACAGCAGCACTGGCTTGGAATAACGTGGGCGCACTTGAGCAGAGATTGATGCATGTTGAAGCCGCTGAGCAGGCTTACCAGAATGCCATCATTCACGCACGCCTGACTGGTGAAATTCACACGCTGGCGATGGTACTGGGCAATCTTGGCGAATTAAAGGAAAGTCTACCGCTGATTGAGGAGGCTCTTGAGTTACTACGCGGCACTGGACAAGAAGATATGATCGCCTATTACGAAGAGCAGCGCCTAACGTTCATGGCTCGTTCAGGGGGCGTTTGA
- a CDS encoding NAD-dependent malic enzyme → MTHNLNTPLTTHYDVRRDEAGHRYLHPLVLGFDLTRIPLLNKGTAFTSEERQTLGLDGLLAPQVDSLDDLVTRLYADYTKLQDSLEKHVFLRGVQDRNEVLFYALLSRHVEEMLPIVYTPTVGLAVQQFSQIYRVPRGLTLSTFNIERAGQALTNVPLNDVRIIVATDSSAILGIGDQGFGGMAISIGKLSLYTVAGGVGPDKTLPVELDVGTGRQDLIEDPSYLGVKHKRLTGEQYLRFVDRFVEATLERYPKAIIQWEDFSRDAAFTVLERYRKVVPSFNDDIQGTGAVVLSGVLNACRIKGERLRDQKIVLSGAGAGGIGVTDALRRGLIRDGLSDAEARARLFVLDSGGLLLSDRKLDEYKRAYAHDPATLGFEYEGKAPDLLATVKGAGATVLIGLSGIAGTFSEEVVKATLANTPRPLVFPLSNPTANCEALPSDVLKWTDGAAIVATGSPFDPVELNGQTYPVGQGNNAFIFPGLGFGCILARVREITDEMVLEAAYALAAYTERHYPERIYPPVSELSAASIEVAAAVIKQALKDGVAAEFGVRDLSDEALLERVRGKFWVPKYLPFKLG, encoded by the coding sequence ATGACCCACAACCTCAACACCCCTCTGACCACCCATTACGACGTGCGACGCGACGAAGCAGGCCACCGCTACCTGCATCCGCTGGTGTTGGGCTTTGACCTGACCCGCATTCCGCTGCTCAACAAAGGCACCGCCTTTACCAGTGAGGAGCGCCAGACGCTGGGCTTAGACGGCCTCCTCGCGCCGCAGGTAGACTCGCTGGACGACCTGGTGACGCGCCTCTACGCCGATTACACCAAGTTACAAGACTCGCTGGAAAAGCACGTTTTTTTGCGCGGAGTACAAGACCGCAACGAAGTGCTGTTTTACGCGCTGCTCTCCAGGCACGTGGAAGAAATGCTGCCGATTGTCTACACGCCGACTGTGGGCCTCGCCGTGCAGCAGTTCAGCCAGATTTACCGCGTGCCGCGTGGCCTGACCCTCAGCACCTTCAACATCGAGCGGGCTGGGCAGGCACTGACCAATGTGCCGCTCAACGACGTGCGGATCATTGTCGCCACCGATTCCAGCGCCATTTTGGGCATCGGCGATCAGGGTTTTGGCGGCATGGCCATCAGCATTGGTAAGCTCAGCCTTTACACCGTCGCAGGCGGCGTCGGCCCCGACAAGACCTTGCCCGTCGAGCTGGACGTGGGCACCGGCCGCCAAGATTTGATCGAAGATCCCTCCTACCTCGGCGTCAAACACAAGCGGCTGACCGGCGAGCAGTACCTGCGCTTTGTCGACCGCTTCGTGGAAGCCACTTTGGAGAGGTACCCCAAAGCCATCATCCAGTGGGAAGATTTCTCGCGTGACGCGGCCTTTACCGTGCTGGAGCGCTACCGCAAAGTGGTGCCGAGCTTCAACGACGACATTCAGGGCACCGGCGCGGTGGTACTCAGCGGCGTGCTGAACGCCTGCCGAATCAAAGGCGAGCGGTTGCGCGACCAAAAAATCGTGCTGAGCGGCGCGGGAGCAGGCGGCATCGGCGTCACCGACGCCCTGCGGCGCGGCCTGATCCGCGACGGCCTGAGCGACGCCGAGGCCCGCGCCCGCTTGTTCGTGCTGGATTCCGGCGGCCTGCTGCTGTCTGACCGCAAGCTCGACGAGTACAAACGCGCTTACGCCCACGACCCGGCCACGCTGGGCTTCGAGTACGAGGGCAAAGCGCCCGACCTGCTCGCCACCGTAAAGGGTGCGGGCGCAACCGTGCTGATCGGGCTATCGGGCATCGCCGGAACCTTCAGCGAGGAAGTGGTCAAGGCGACCCTCGCCAACACCCCGCGCCCCCTGGTCTTCCCGCTTTCCAACCCCACCGCCAACTGCGAAGCGCTGCCGAGTGACGTGCTGAAATGGACCGACGGCGCGGCGATTGTCGCCACCGGCAGCCCGTTTGATCCGGTAGAGCTGAATGGACAGACGTATCCGGTCGGGCAGGGCAACAACGCTTTCATTTTCCCGGGGCTGGGCTTCGGCTGCATTCTGGCCCGCGTGCGCGAAATCACCGACGAAATGGTGTTGGAAGCCGCCTACGCGCTGGCCGCTTACACCGAGCGCCACTATCCAGAACGGATTTACCCGCCGGTTTCCGAACTCTCAGCCGCCAGCATAGAAGTCGCCGCCGCCGTGATTAAACAGGCCCTCAAAGACGGCGTGGCCGCCGAATTTGGCGTACGCGATCTCAGCGACGAAGCGCTGTTGGAGCGGGTGCGCGGCAAGTTCTGGGTGCCGAAGTATCTGCCGTTCAAATTGGGGTAA
- a CDS encoding lysophospholipid acyltransferase family protein — protein MPPPVTPHPDDPVELIFAPEGLATRLRFALLGRPLIWSSLKWAQRFPESLTPAQRMKVQRTLSSSILTHLNVKLELHGLENIGPTAAVKGPYLIASLHEGIADVPCLLQLPLMMRFVARREIFTWPEIGPVLGKLGHVSINPEHPLGGFRDLLRGAEEILGGGESLVTFPQGTIAGIQSDFQRGVFEVAKLLGVPILPVALTGAHRIWEHPFAPTLRSGVRVGLRVLPPISAEEVRSAHPETLRVRTRRAIKAAAMSAEMPPARFFDPERDGYWDGYKLDIDPDFPSVAHQMSDHRAAFLKGTA, from the coding sequence TTGCCCCCGCCCGTCACCCCCCACCCCGATGACCCAGTCGAGCTGATCTTTGCGCCAGAAGGCCTCGCCACGCGGCTGCGTTTTGCACTGCTGGGCCGCCCGCTGATCTGGAGCAGTCTCAAGTGGGCGCAGCGCTTCCCCGAATCGCTGACGCCCGCCCAGCGGATGAAAGTTCAGCGAACGCTCAGCAGCAGCATCTTGACTCATTTGAATGTCAAGCTGGAACTGCACGGCTTGGAGAACATCGGCCCAACCGCCGCCGTTAAAGGGCCGTATCTGATCGCCTCGCTACATGAAGGCATTGCCGACGTGCCGTGCTTGCTGCAACTGCCGCTGATGATGCGGTTCGTGGCGCGGCGCGAGATTTTTACCTGGCCTGAGATCGGACCGGTGCTGGGCAAACTCGGCCATGTTTCGATCAATCCCGAACACCCGCTCGGCGGCTTCCGCGATCTTTTGCGCGGCGCAGAGGAGATTCTCGGAGGCGGCGAGAGTCTGGTGACTTTTCCGCAGGGAACCATCGCGGGCATTCAAAGCGACTTTCAGCGCGGCGTATTTGAAGTGGCCAAGCTGCTGGGTGTGCCGATTTTGCCGGTGGCGCTGACCGGTGCGCACCGCATCTGGGAGCATCCTTTTGCGCCCACGCTGCGTTCCGGTGTGCGGGTGGGCCTGCGGGTTTTGCCGCCCATCAGCGCCGAAGAAGTGCGGAGCGCCCATCCAGAAACCCTGCGCGTCCGTACGCGGCGGGCCATCAAAGCGGCGGCCATGAGCGCCGAGATGCCGCCCGCCCGCTTCTTTGATCCTGAGCGTGACGGCTACTGGGACGGTTACAAACTCGATATCGACCCCGACTTTCCCAGCGTGGCACACCAGATGAGCGACCACCGCGCCGCTTTCTTGAAAGGCACGGCTTGA
- a CDS encoding FAD-binding oxidoreductase, with protein MNSPVPNSSAFSELRAHFGERFSTVPDVLEQHGRDESRAERHLPDAVIFARSEDEVRRVMTSASQFEIPIIPFAAGSSLEGQLIPVRGGISLDVSQMNTVLDIQPQGFLAAVQAGVTYPALNRQARPHGLFFPVDPGAEASLGGMAATNASGTGAVRYGTMRDNVLSMRAVLIGGKVIQLGTQARKSSAGYDLRHLLIGSEGTLGVITELSVKLHPLPSELAVLRCHFGSVEEAAQCAASVMQAGLQPERLELMDERQMRAVNLHQCTRYPEAPTLWIELAAASRTALDEALALCAELCTAGGAGGLELARSETERQQLWQARHQAYYAARALHPDHAMLSTDLCVPLHELAPTIALTHRLCAENKLDASFVGHVGDGNFHVLFHAPPEDAATWQTIGRVYDLMVAAALAVGGTCSGEHGIGLHKRRHLRAQHGDLLELMRGIKALFDPQGLMNPGKIFEED; from the coding sequence ATGAACAGCCCAGTTCCAAACAGCTCAGCTTTCAGCGAACTGCGTGCCCATTTTGGCGAACGCTTTTCAACCGTACCGGACGTGTTGGAGCAGCATGGCCGCGATGAGAGCCGCGCCGAGCGCCACTTGCCCGACGCGGTGATTTTTGCCCGCAGCGAAGACGAGGTGCGGCGGGTGATGACGTCCGCATCACAGTTTGAAATTCCCATCATTCCCTTCGCGGCGGGCAGCAGCTTGGAAGGCCAGCTGATTCCGGTGCGCGGCGGGATTTCACTGGACGTTTCGCAGATGAACACTGTGCTGGACATCCAGCCGCAGGGCTTTCTGGCAGCGGTGCAGGCGGGCGTGACGTATCCGGCGCTCAACCGGCAGGCGCGGCCACACGGTCTGTTTTTTCCGGTTGATCCGGGCGCGGAGGCCAGTCTCGGCGGCATGGCGGCCACCAACGCCTCGGGCACGGGAGCGGTGCGCTACGGCACCATGCGCGACAACGTGCTGTCTATGCGGGCGGTGCTGATCGGCGGAAAAGTGATCCAGCTGGGCACTCAGGCCCGCAAGAGCAGCGCCGGATACGACCTGCGCCACCTGCTGATCGGCTCGGAAGGCACGCTGGGCGTCATCACTGAGCTGAGCGTCAAGCTTCACCCATTGCCTTCCGAGTTGGCGGTGCTGCGCTGTCACTTCGGGAGCGTGGAAGAGGCGGCCCAGTGCGCGGCCAGCGTGATGCAGGCGGGCTTGCAACCCGAGCGCTTGGAGCTGATGGACGAGCGGCAAATGCGGGCCGTCAACTTGCATCAGTGCACCCGCTATCCCGAAGCGCCGACCCTCTGGATCGAACTCGCTGCTGCCAGCCGCACGGCGCTGGACGAAGCGCTGGCCCTCTGCGCCGAACTCTGCACGGCGGGCGGTGCGGGCGGCTTGGAGCTGGCCCGCAGCGAAACCGAGCGCCAGCAACTCTGGCAAGCGCGGCACCAAGCTTACTATGCCGCCCGCGCCCTTCACCCCGACCACGCAATGCTCAGCACCGATTTGTGCGTGCCGCTGCACGAACTGGCTCCCACCATCGCCCTGACCCACCGCCTGTGCGCCGAGAACAAGCTGGACGCCAGCTTCGTCGGCCACGTGGGAGACGGCAATTTTCACGTGCTGTTTCACGCGCCGCCGGAAGACGCGGCGACTTGGCAAACCATCGGGCGGGTCTACGACTTGATGGTCGCCGCAGCTTTGGCGGTGGGCGGCACCTGCAGCGGCGAGCACGGCATCGGCCTGCACAAACGCCGCCACCTCCGCGCCCAACACGGCGACCTCCTAGAACTGATGCGCGGCATCAAAGCGCTGTTCGATCCGCAAGGCCTGATGAATCCCGGCAAAATTTTCGAGGAAGATTGA
- a CDS encoding PKD domain-containing protein has translation MSDHAADQITARSRFLARSLAHHKAGMTMNKTFRTALVPALILTAALSLTACSGGGTPATTNTAPVANFTVTPTSGPAPLIVTTANTSSDADAGETATLTYVWNWGDSTPNSTAAAPTHTYAAAGTYTVTLTAKDVKNATNTKTATITVTTTAPAAPTVLSVSPANGSVGNAAGTPIVVTFSKPMDAFVTQSAYSSPAVTGTTPLGTATFVWSPDNKTLTITPTALTTYASIAGTGPSTPNKYSFSITSAAKSDAPSGNLNLSQLDVTFSTAVKHTAVAIPSVALKTLSVDFTTQASYTCTPITLCIGDTAADHTVAAYLTFDLTTLSGLPTDQQPNSFLTAPLVAGHSSVTPGAFSNLTDSGEALQLYSVKYGDPAAVGFSWVTFLNLTAANKITGNFGPSGGPYSADVKTQLQGDWANRATQNNLSQYQVRFAKPFLSNSIKDQLQINNNPTLIVDYLANK, from the coding sequence ATGTCAGACCATGCCGCAGACCAAATCACCGCCCGCTCGCGTTTCTTGGCCCGCTCACTCGCCCACCACAAGGCAGGTATGACCATGAACAAGACCTTCAGGACCGCCCTCGTTCCCGCCCTTATTCTGACCGCCGCCCTCAGCTTGACCGCTTGCAGCGGAGGTGGCACGCCCGCCACCACCAACACCGCGCCCGTCGCCAATTTCACCGTCACCCCGACCAGCGGCCCCGCCCCCCTCATTGTTACCACCGCCAACACCAGCAGCGACGCCGACGCAGGCGAAACCGCAACCCTGACCTACGTCTGGAACTGGGGCGACAGCACACCCAACAGCACCGCCGCCGCGCCCACCCACACTTACGCCGCCGCCGGAACATACACCGTGACCCTAACCGCCAAGGACGTCAAGAACGCCACGAATACCAAGACCGCGACGATTACCGTGACCACTACCGCGCCCGCTGCGCCCACCGTCTTGAGCGTGTCACCAGCCAACGGCTCGGTAGGCAACGCCGCTGGAACGCCCATCGTGGTGACCTTCAGCAAGCCGATGGACGCCTTTGTAACTCAGAGCGCCTACAGCTCCCCCGCTGTGACAGGCACCACCCCACTGGGCACCGCAACCTTCGTCTGGTCGCCTGATAACAAGACACTGACCATCACTCCTACGGCGCTGACGACCTATGCCAGCATTGCGGGCACCGGGCCATCCACGCCCAACAAGTACAGCTTTTCCATCACTTCAGCGGCCAAGAGTGACGCGCCTTCCGGAAATCTGAACCTGAGCCAGCTTGACGTGACCTTCAGCACGGCGGTCAAACACACTGCAGTGGCTATCCCTTCTGTGGCTCTCAAAACGCTGAGTGTCGATTTTACGACCCAGGCGAGCTATACCTGCACTCCGATCACGCTCTGTATCGGCGACACCGCTGCCGACCACACGGTTGCTGCGTATTTGACTTTTGACCTGACCACACTGAGTGGTCTGCCTACAGACCAGCAGCCCAACAGCTTTCTTACCGCGCCACTGGTTGCTGGACACAGCTCAGTCACTCCCGGTGCCTTCTCCAATCTGACCGACAGTGGTGAAGCGCTGCAACTGTATAGCGTTAAATACGGCGACCCCGCAGCCGTTGGCTTTAGCTGGGTCACCTTTCTGAATCTTACCGCAGCCAACAAAATCACGGGCAACTTCGGGCCTTCAGGCGGTCCATACAGTGCCGATGTCAAAACCCAACTTCAGGGCGACTGGGCGAACCGGGCCACGCAAAACAACCTCAGCCAGTATCAGGTGCGGTTCGCCAAACCCTTCCTGAGCAACAGCATCAAGGATCAGCTTCAAATTAACAATAATCCCACTCTGATCGTCGATTACCTCGCCAACAAATAA